The proteins below come from a single Demetria terragena DSM 11295 genomic window:
- the hisS gene encoding histidine--tRNA ligase: MATKVTPLSGYLEWLPAQRIAEQRFVDTLREVFELHGFASVQTRAVETIDRLGGQGEDADKEIYAVSRLAAPTDAREARLGLHFDLTVPFSRYVLENAGHLTFPFRRYQIQSCWRGERPQRGRYREFTQADIDIIDTGELPSHYEVELPLVIADAFSRLPVPPFIIQVNNRKICEGFYRGLGIEDVVGTLRTVDKLDKIGPEKVASTLVERGLTQDQAKQCLALAAISTPDSSFVEQVRALGVEHEILDEGLAELAAVMDAAVEHAPGVLSAELKIARGLDYYTGTVYETVLVGQESYGSICSGGRYDALASDGKRTFPGVGISVGVSRLLGLLIGEQGLTASRETPTAVLVAVNDEESRSESMRIAASLRSRGIPTLVSPKAARFGKQIQFADRRGIPYVWFTGADGDQVKDIRSGEQETVDRETWELPEADRVPALTNPQDD; the protein is encoded by the coding sequence TTGGCTACCAAGGTCACGCCACTCAGCGGTTATCTGGAGTGGTTGCCTGCTCAGCGCATCGCCGAGCAACGATTCGTCGACACCCTGCGCGAGGTCTTTGAACTCCACGGCTTCGCCTCCGTGCAAACCCGCGCTGTCGAAACCATCGACCGACTCGGCGGGCAAGGCGAGGACGCGGACAAGGAGATCTATGCGGTGTCGCGCCTTGCGGCGCCAACCGACGCGCGTGAGGCTCGCCTGGGCCTACATTTCGACCTCACGGTGCCCTTTTCGCGGTATGTCCTGGAGAACGCCGGGCATCTCACGTTCCCCTTCCGGCGCTACCAAATTCAGTCGTGCTGGCGAGGAGAGCGGCCGCAGCGCGGGCGCTACCGCGAGTTCACCCAGGCCGACATCGACATCATCGACACGGGTGAACTGCCGTCGCACTATGAGGTCGAGTTGCCCTTGGTCATCGCGGATGCGTTCTCGCGACTTCCGGTGCCACCGTTCATCATTCAGGTCAACAACCGAAAAATCTGTGAAGGTTTCTACCGTGGCCTTGGCATCGAAGACGTCGTCGGGACGCTTCGGACGGTCGACAAGCTCGACAAGATCGGCCCAGAGAAGGTGGCCTCGACGTTGGTCGAGCGTGGACTCACCCAGGACCAGGCCAAGCAATGTCTGGCGCTGGCCGCTATCTCAACTCCAGACAGTTCCTTCGTAGAGCAAGTACGCGCACTCGGCGTCGAGCACGAGATCCTGGACGAGGGGCTGGCCGAGCTGGCCGCCGTGATGGATGCCGCCGTCGAACACGCACCGGGCGTGCTTTCCGCGGAACTGAAGATTGCCCGTGGCCTCGATTACTACACCGGCACGGTCTACGAGACGGTGTTGGTCGGGCAGGAGAGTTATGGCTCCATCTGCTCCGGCGGTCGGTATGACGCGCTCGCCTCAGATGGAAAGCGCACTTTTCCCGGTGTCGGGATCTCGGTCGGCGTGTCTCGGCTGCTGGGTCTCCTCATCGGTGAGCAAGGGCTGACCGCTTCTCGTGAAACGCCGACCGCCGTTCTTGTTGCCGTGAATGACGAGGAATCACGCTCAGAGTCGATGCGCATCGCCGCGTCGCTGCGGTCTCGGGGCATACCGACTCTGGTGTCTCCCAAGGCTGCTCGCTTCGGGAAGCAAATCCAGTTCGCTGACCGTCGCGGCATTCCCTATGTGTGGTTTACCGGCGCGGACGGAGACCAGGTGAAAGACATCCGCAGCGGTGAGCAGGAAACAGTCGACAGGGAGACGTGGGAGCTTCCCGAGGCCGACCGGGTGCCGGCGCTGACGAACCCGCAGGACGACTAG
- a CDS encoding MBL fold metallo-hydrolase, with amino-acid sequence MLAVSFPAAAFATNCYVLATGRGEECVIVDPGIGIEEQVREVLRELSLRPAAVLLTHGHVDHVHSVAAVCGGDVAAYIHQDDRYRLENPLAGLDPGLLAMFEQEFGQATTWDEPSNVRDITDAESLELAGLTFDVLHAPGHTEGSVLFSLNDIPAGLPDEVDVDATLLSGDVLFAGSIGRTDLPGGDDAAMRRSLREVVLPLKDSTLVLPGHGPGTTMQRERATNPFLNNL; translated from the coding sequence GTGCTCGCCGTGTCGTTCCCCGCAGCTGCCTTTGCCACCAATTGTTATGTGCTGGCGACGGGGCGCGGCGAGGAGTGCGTCATTGTCGATCCCGGAATCGGGATCGAAGAACAAGTGCGCGAGGTCCTTCGTGAGTTGAGCCTGCGTCCCGCCGCAGTGCTGCTCACCCATGGGCATGTCGACCACGTCCACTCGGTGGCTGCGGTATGCGGCGGCGACGTGGCGGCATACATCCATCAGGACGACCGCTATCGCCTCGAGAACCCGCTCGCAGGCCTTGATCCCGGCCTGTTAGCGATGTTCGAGCAGGAGTTCGGGCAGGCCACGACATGGGATGAGCCCAGCAACGTCCGCGACATCACCGATGCCGAGTCACTCGAACTTGCTGGCCTGACCTTTGACGTACTCCACGCACCGGGGCACACCGAAGGCTCAGTCTTGTTCTCGCTCAACGACATTCCGGCTGGCTTGCCCGACGAGGTCGACGTCGATGCCACCCTGCTTTCGGGCGATGTGCTGTTCGCTGGCTCGATCGGTCGCACCGATCTTCCCGGCGGAGACGACGCCGCGATGAGGCGCTCACTGCGCGAGGTCGTTCTGCCACTTAAAGACAGCACGTTGGTGCTGCCTGGGCATGGACCCGGCACGACCATGCAGCGCGAGCGGGCCACCAATCCGTTCCTCAACAACCTCTAA